One genomic segment of Actinoplanes ianthinogenes includes these proteins:
- a CDS encoding threonine synthase, producing the protein MSLATGQRSLGDPDVRYPLWPPLTGGCPRTSTAETDYPVEVDYDYDRVPPGLFGPATRTGLDRWAPLLPPLPAPGLGEGGTPLIELEPGVFVKDESRNPTWSHKDRLNRCTVSAAAGVGAPGIVVASSGNHGLSASAFAARAGLRSVIVTGPTAPAFLQTYGAVVVPVPWEARRPVMRRIVERFGLHPVSSLTATHTGHPFGPEGYKTVSYEIHAEIGTPAAVFVPTGYAELLFGVAKGFAELRRLGVTDRVPRMFACEPAAAAPLTRALRYGLPAATVDVGPTEAYSIISQVSGYRGVVAVRESGGAALALDDARLRAAHAELARAGIWAELSSAAGLAGLRSVQPVDGPVVCIATSSGLKNWTAGGLETVSPQWPHVERLLTDAGLVPGDGS; encoded by the coding sequence ATGAGCCTCGCGACGGGACAGCGCTCCCTGGGTGACCCCGATGTCCGCTATCCGCTCTGGCCGCCGCTGACCGGCGGCTGCCCGCGGACGAGCACCGCGGAGACCGACTATCCGGTCGAGGTCGACTACGACTACGACCGGGTGCCGCCCGGCCTGTTCGGCCCGGCGACCAGGACCGGTCTGGACCGGTGGGCGCCACTGCTGCCGCCGCTGCCCGCTCCCGGCCTGGGCGAGGGTGGCACGCCGCTGATCGAGCTGGAGCCCGGCGTCTTCGTCAAGGACGAGTCCCGCAACCCGACCTGGAGCCACAAGGACCGCCTCAACCGGTGCACGGTCAGCGCCGCGGCCGGCGTGGGAGCTCCCGGGATCGTCGTCGCGTCGTCGGGCAACCACGGGCTGTCGGCGTCGGCGTTCGCGGCACGCGCCGGGCTCCGCTCGGTGATCGTCACCGGCCCGACCGCCCCGGCGTTCCTGCAGACCTACGGCGCGGTCGTCGTCCCGGTGCCGTGGGAGGCACGCCGGCCGGTGATGCGCCGGATCGTCGAGCGCTTCGGCCTGCACCCGGTCAGCAGCCTCACCGCCACGCACACCGGCCATCCGTTCGGGCCGGAGGGGTACAAGACGGTCTCGTACGAGATCCACGCGGAGATCGGCACGCCGGCGGCGGTGTTCGTGCCCACCGGGTACGCCGAGCTGCTGTTCGGTGTCGCGAAGGGCTTCGCCGAACTCCGCCGGCTCGGCGTCACCGACCGGGTCCCGCGGATGTTCGCCTGCGAGCCGGCCGCGGCCGCGCCGCTGACCAGGGCTTTACGGTACGGCCTGCCGGCCGCCACGGTCGACGTCGGACCGACCGAGGCCTACTCGATCATCTCGCAGGTCAGCGGATATCGCGGGGTCGTCGCCGTCCGGGAGAGCGGCGGGGCGGCCCTCGCGCTCGATGACGCCCGCCTGCGTGCCGCACACGCCGAACTCGCCCGCGCCGGCATCTGGGCCGAGCTGTCGAGCGCCGCCGGATTGGCCGGCCTGCGGAGTGTGCAGCCCGTGGACGGCCCGGTCGTCTGCATCGCCACCTCCAGCGGCCTCAAGAACTGGACCGCCGGTGGGCTGGAGACGGTGAGCCCGCAGTGGCCGCACGTCGAGCGGCTGCTCACGGATGCGGGCCTGGTGCCCGGGGACGGGTCGTAG
- a CDS encoding RDD family protein translates to MNAVSPVVDAPSSGTGLVTAEAVALDLRPARLGSRAIALGIDILVQLALAAVVMMVVGVVLAMLPDSLVDDALVGAVMRIVIVVVLLAYPTIVETKTNGRSPGKAAMGLRVIREDGGPITVRHAFTRSLVGFTVEWPGLLLPFLTWAGSLATMIASDKGRRLGDLAAGTLVVHERRPVPFRFVPGMPAGLAPWAATADLSAVDDDLAAEVRQYLSRAQELSEPHAGSLQAMLSYEVGARVTPPPPPGTPPWLFLCAVLAERRRRSAAQLAAGRLVTERVLPGFGRTTRPFPAFPVRPASPSR, encoded by the coding sequence GTGAACGCCGTCTCTCCCGTGGTGGACGCCCCGTCGTCCGGCACCGGCCTGGTCACCGCCGAGGCTGTCGCGCTCGACCTGCGCCCGGCCCGGCTCGGCTCGCGGGCGATCGCCCTGGGGATCGACATCCTGGTGCAGCTCGCGCTGGCCGCCGTGGTGATGATGGTGGTCGGCGTCGTGCTGGCCATGCTGCCGGACAGCCTGGTCGACGACGCGCTGGTCGGCGCGGTCATGCGGATCGTGATCGTGGTGGTGCTGCTCGCCTATCCGACCATCGTCGAGACGAAGACCAACGGGCGCAGCCCGGGCAAGGCCGCGATGGGGCTGCGGGTGATCCGCGAGGACGGAGGCCCGATCACGGTACGCCACGCCTTCACCCGTTCCCTGGTCGGTTTCACCGTCGAGTGGCCCGGCCTGCTCCTGCCCTTCCTCACCTGGGCCGGCAGCCTGGCCACGATGATCGCCTCGGACAAGGGGCGCCGCCTCGGCGACCTGGCCGCCGGCACCCTGGTGGTGCACGAGCGCCGTCCGGTCCCGTTCCGCTTCGTTCCGGGCATGCCCGCCGGCCTCGCCCCGTGGGCCGCCACCGCCGACCTGTCCGCCGTCGACGACGACCTCGCCGCCGAGGTCCGGCAGTACCTGTCCCGGGCCCAGGAGCTGAGCGAGCCGCACGCCGGCAGCCTGCAAGCCATGCTGTCGTACGAGGTCGGCGCCCGCGTCACGCCGCCCCCGCCCCCGGGCACACCCCCATGGCTGTTCCTCTGCGCCGTCCTGGCCGAACGCCGTCGCCGCTCCGCCGCCCAGCTCGCCGCCGGCCGCCTCGTCACCGAACGAGTCCTGCCCGGCTTCGGCCGCACCACCCGCCCGTTCCCGGCATTCCCGGTCCGCCCCGCCTCGCCCTCCCGCTGA
- a CDS encoding stage II sporulation protein M yields the protein MMDLDAYVAERGGEWHRLEMLATRRDLTAAEADELVVLYQRAATHLSILRSRNPDPIVLAELSRLVLAGRAAVTGSGSRAFWRPITDFFLFRFPGALYRTRRWWGTIAVLLVAACAALIWYLDAHPDVLALFASDAEIDKVVDQEFVGYYSEYHAQNFALQVWTNNALLTAQCLASGVLVLPVFYLLATNLLNTGVVGGMMVSQGAGDTFLTYLAPHGLLEITCLFVGAGVGLRLGWSWIAPGPLRTRRESLVAWAREGMVVAVGLVPTLAVAGTLEAFVTPSALPAPVRIGIGAVVWLLFLAYALVWGRIADENRPAGPDAADLPTA from the coding sequence ATGATGGATCTCGACGCGTATGTGGCCGAGCGAGGCGGCGAGTGGCACCGGCTCGAGATGCTGGCGACCCGGCGTGACCTGACCGCCGCCGAGGCCGACGAGCTGGTCGTGCTCTATCAGCGGGCGGCCACCCACCTGTCGATCCTGCGCAGCCGCAACCCCGATCCGATCGTGCTGGCCGAGCTGTCCCGCCTGGTGCTGGCGGGCCGGGCCGCGGTCACCGGCAGCGGCAGCCGCGCCTTCTGGCGGCCGATCACCGACTTCTTCCTCTTCCGCTTCCCCGGCGCGCTGTACCGGACGCGCCGCTGGTGGGGCACGATCGCCGTGCTGCTGGTCGCGGCCTGCGCGGCGCTGATCTGGTACCTGGACGCCCACCCGGACGTGCTCGCCCTGTTCGCCAGCGACGCGGAGATCGACAAGGTCGTCGACCAGGAGTTCGTCGGCTACTACAGCGAGTATCACGCGCAGAACTTCGCCCTGCAGGTGTGGACCAACAACGCCCTGCTGACCGCGCAGTGCCTGGCCTCCGGGGTGCTCGTCCTGCCGGTGTTCTACCTGCTCGCGACGAACCTGCTGAACACCGGTGTGGTCGGCGGGATGATGGTCAGCCAGGGCGCCGGCGACACCTTCCTGACCTACCTGGCGCCGCACGGCCTGCTGGAGATCACCTGCCTGTTCGTCGGCGCCGGGGTGGGCCTGCGGCTGGGCTGGTCGTGGATCGCGCCGGGCCCGCTGCGCACCCGGCGCGAGTCGCTGGTCGCCTGGGCCCGGGAGGGCATGGTGGTCGCGGTCGGCCTGGTGCCGACGCTGGCGGTGGCCGGCACCCTGGAGGCGTTCGTCACCCCGTCGGCCCTGCCCGCGCCGGTCCGGATCGGCATCGGCGCCGTGGTCTGGCTGCTCTTTCTCGCGTACGCGCTGGTGTGGGGCCGGATCGCCGACGAGAACCGCCCCGCCGGTCCGGACGCCGCCGATCTGCCGACCGCTTAG
- a CDS encoding TetR/AcrR family transcriptional regulator, with protein MKLTKERIVEAGMITFAEHGYAGLSMRQVAERLDVHAGSLYYHVRNKDALLALLADRLAGRAFEAGEKALAELPPSAGWADRVEAQATALRHTLRAHAGGPLLLAGSPAMLSPQALALMERLLATLRDGGVPEADRQVLGDVVLSYVTGFVLQEQAEPETARPADVDYAALAARFPLLFATLPPDSDEMFRRGVRQICERAG; from the coding sequence GTGAAGCTGACCAAGGAGCGCATCGTCGAGGCGGGCATGATCACGTTCGCCGAGCACGGCTATGCCGGGCTGTCGATGCGGCAGGTCGCGGAGCGGCTGGACGTGCACGCCGGGTCGCTCTATTACCACGTGCGCAACAAGGATGCCCTGCTCGCCCTGCTCGCCGACCGGCTGGCCGGCCGGGCCTTCGAGGCCGGGGAGAAAGCGCTGGCCGAGCTGCCGCCGTCGGCGGGCTGGGCCGACCGCGTCGAGGCGCAGGCCACCGCGCTGCGCCACACGCTGCGCGCACACGCCGGTGGCCCGCTGCTGCTGGCGGGCAGCCCGGCCATGCTGAGCCCGCAGGCCCTCGCGCTGATGGAGCGGCTGCTGGCCACCCTGCGCGACGGCGGCGTGCCCGAGGCCGACCGCCAGGTCCTGGGCGACGTGGTGCTGAGTTACGTCACCGGCTTCGTGCTGCAGGAGCAGGCCGAGCCGGAGACCGCCCGGCCCGCGGACGTCGACTACGCCGCGCTGGCGGCCCGGTTCCCGCTGCTGTTCGCGACGCTGCCGCCGGACTCCGACGAGATGTTCCGCCGCGGCGTGCGCCAGATCTGCGAACGGGCCGGCTGA
- a CDS encoding DUF58 domain-containing protein — translation MITRRFAVLLAIGLPLPALLPAPWLAVAGVLGLAAGLALIDLAVAGALADVRLRRDGDRTVWLGNTAGTTLTVTNAGARSIRLRLRDSWVPSAGAGTLAHDVELAPGAEHVVTTTLTPTRHGDRPAVRVTLRSYGPLGFAYRQRRRAWNEQVTPAWTLRVLPRFPSRRILPEKLARIRVLDGTVVTRGRGHGTEFDVLREYVIGDDVRSIDWRASARHHDVVVRTWRPERDRRVICVLDTGRTSAVRIGDAPRLDASIDAALLLSVLAARADDRVDLIALDSAVRTRVEGGGHRTQLPRLIDAMASLEPALAETDFALLARELLRRDRKRSLVVIFTALDTAPMIEGLLPVLPRLAARHKVIVAGVRDPAVARLALLDAEATATDVHTAAAAERVLHERDRVRDVLARSGATVVDADAGTFAGQVADVYLLLKASGRL, via the coding sequence ATGATCACCAGGCGTTTCGCCGTCCTGCTCGCGATCGGCCTGCCCCTGCCCGCGCTGTTGCCGGCGCCGTGGCTGGCCGTCGCCGGGGTGCTCGGCCTCGCGGCCGGGCTCGCCCTGATCGACCTGGCGGTGGCCGGTGCGCTCGCCGACGTGCGGCTGCGCCGCGACGGTGACCGGACGGTGTGGCTCGGCAACACCGCCGGCACCACGCTGACCGTGACCAACGCCGGCGCCCGGTCGATCCGGCTCCGGCTGCGCGACAGCTGGGTGCCGTCGGCCGGGGCCGGGACGCTCGCCCACGACGTCGAGCTGGCGCCGGGGGCGGAGCACGTGGTCACCACCACGCTCACCCCGACCCGGCACGGGGACCGGCCGGCGGTGCGGGTGACGCTGCGGTCGTACGGGCCGCTCGGGTTCGCCTACCGGCAGCGGCGGCGGGCGTGGAACGAGCAGGTCACGCCGGCCTGGACGCTGCGGGTGCTGCCGCGCTTCCCGTCCCGGCGGATCCTGCCGGAGAAACTGGCCCGGATCCGGGTGCTGGACGGGACCGTGGTCACCCGTGGCCGCGGGCACGGCACCGAGTTCGACGTGCTGCGCGAGTACGTGATCGGCGACGACGTCCGCTCGATCGACTGGCGGGCCAGCGCCCGGCACCACGACGTGGTGGTCCGCACCTGGCGGCCGGAACGCGACCGGCGGGTGATCTGCGTGCTCGACACCGGCCGCACGTCGGCGGTCCGGATCGGCGACGCGCCCCGGCTGGACGCCTCGATCGACGCGGCGCTGCTGCTGTCCGTGCTGGCCGCCCGCGCCGACGACCGGGTCGACCTGATCGCCCTGGACAGCGCGGTGCGTACCCGGGTCGAGGGCGGTGGGCACCGGACCCAACTGCCCCGGCTGATCGACGCCATGGCGTCGCTGGAACCGGCCCTGGCCGAGACCGACTTCGCGCTGCTCGCCCGGGAACTGCTCCGCCGTGACCGGAAACGGTCACTCGTGGTGATCTTCACGGCGCTGGACACCGCGCCGATGATCGAGGGCCTGCTGCCGGTGCTGCCGCGGCTCGCCGCCCGGCACAAGGTGATCGTGGCCGGGGTCCGCGATCCCGCCGTCGCCAGGCTGGCCCTGCTGGACGCGGAGGCGACGGCGACGGACGTGCACACCGCCGCGGCCGCCGAGCGGGTCCTGCACGAGCGGGACCGGGTGCGCGACGTGCTGGCCCGATCCGGGGCGACCGTGGTGGACGCCGACGCGGGCACCTTCGCCGGCCAGGTCGCCGACGTCTACCTGCTGCTCAAGGCGAGCGGGCGACTCTGA
- a CDS encoding AAA family ATPase produces the protein MTPDAQEARLALGRLRAEVGKAVVGQDAVVGGVLVALLCGGHVLLEGVPGVAKTLLIRTLATALDLDTKRVQFTPDLMPGDVTGSLVYDSRTAAFNFRAGPVFTNLLLADEINRTPPKTQAALLEAMEERQVSVDGTPRPLPQPFLVAATQNPIEYEGTYPLPEAQLDRFLLKLVVPLPERDAELSVLRAHHNGFDPRDLKAAGVNPVAGAADLAAGRAAVQRVQVADPVLAYIVDLCRATRVAPALELGASPRGATALLATAKAHAWLNGRDYVVPDDVKGYTLPTLRHRVRLRADAELDGVTVESVLAAVLAAVPAPR, from the coding sequence GTGACCCCCGATGCCCAAGAAGCCCGCCTCGCCCTGGGCCGGCTGCGCGCCGAGGTCGGCAAGGCCGTCGTCGGCCAGGACGCGGTTGTCGGCGGTGTCCTGGTGGCCCTGCTCTGCGGCGGCCACGTGCTGCTCGAGGGCGTGCCCGGCGTCGCCAAGACGCTGCTGATCCGGACCCTGGCCACCGCGCTCGACCTGGATACCAAGCGGGTCCAGTTCACCCCCGACCTGATGCCCGGCGACGTCACCGGCTCGCTGGTCTACGACTCGCGGACCGCCGCGTTCAACTTCCGGGCCGGCCCGGTCTTCACCAACCTGCTGCTCGCCGACGAGATCAACCGGACGCCGCCGAAGACCCAGGCGGCGCTGCTGGAGGCGATGGAGGAGCGACAGGTCAGCGTCGACGGCACCCCGCGCCCGCTGCCGCAGCCGTTCCTGGTCGCCGCCACGCAGAACCCGATCGAGTACGAGGGCACGTACCCGCTGCCCGAGGCGCAGCTCGACCGGTTCCTGCTGAAGCTGGTCGTCCCGCTGCCGGAGCGGGACGCCGAGCTGAGCGTGCTGCGCGCGCACCACAACGGCTTCGACCCGCGCGACCTCAAGGCCGCCGGGGTGAACCCGGTCGCCGGGGCCGCGGACCTGGCCGCCGGGCGCGCCGCGGTGCAGCGGGTGCAGGTCGCCGACCCGGTGCTGGCGTACATCGTGGACCTGTGCCGGGCCACCCGGGTCGCCCCGGCCCTGGAACTGGGCGCCTCGCCGCGTGGCGCGACCGCGCTGCTGGCCACCGCCAAGGCGCACGCCTGGCTGAACGGGCGCGACTACGTGGTGCCGGACGACGTGAAGGGTTACACCCTGCCGACGCTGCGCCACCGGGTCCGGCTGCGCGCCGACGCCGAGCTGGACGGCGTCACCGTCGAGTCGGTGCTGGCCGCGGTCCTGGCCGCGGTGCCGGCCCCGCGATGA
- a CDS encoding DUF4350 domain-containing protein: MTATTSDVRPDVVPKPKRDRRWLRVAIPFLVLFALVTGTLIVHAVEQPDADDAAFLSPISDAGIGSSTLADQLRNRGVSVKRETVTTEAIRELWSDNQLATLFVTTPELVDLRRLSEFGALPPGTRVVVVAPTEQALRRSRWPVVVGGTRWTTAVTGPDCAVPVATQAGPAAVHQVWFLPETVSNCYDDSLLTVSSAGVVVTFVGAADPFRNDRIAEHGNNALAVGLLSQEPRVVWLDMHQAEVLPTFSPPPTSKQTRTPRSPSTATPTESGSPFPTYDEPDAPDQAQQDEPNPLAEAFPPAFWATLALLALVLLALAVAAARRLGAPVAEPLPSRVPANETMLGHARLYQRARAREASLDVLRAAARRRIAEHLGLPPDATITDLAEHAGYDPDDVREILAGVHPDDDDELIAAAIAVQDLVREITGFEGDQP, from the coding sequence ATGACCGCCACCACCAGCGACGTACGCCCCGACGTCGTCCCGAAACCGAAGCGCGACCGGCGCTGGCTGCGCGTCGCGATCCCGTTCCTGGTGCTGTTCGCGCTGGTCACCGGCACCCTGATCGTGCACGCCGTCGAGCAGCCCGACGCGGACGACGCGGCGTTCCTGTCCCCGATCAGCGACGCCGGGATCGGCTCCTCGACGCTCGCCGATCAGCTGCGCAACCGTGGCGTGTCGGTCAAGCGGGAGACCGTCACCACCGAGGCGATCCGCGAGCTGTGGAGCGACAACCAGCTCGCCACCCTGTTCGTCACCACCCCGGAGCTGGTCGACCTGCGCAGGCTCAGCGAGTTCGGCGCCCTGCCGCCCGGCACCCGGGTGGTCGTGGTCGCCCCGACCGAGCAGGCACTGCGGAGGAGCAGATGGCCGGTCGTGGTCGGCGGCACCCGCTGGACCACCGCGGTCACCGGCCCGGACTGCGCCGTTCCGGTCGCCACCCAGGCCGGACCGGCGGCCGTGCACCAGGTGTGGTTCCTCCCGGAGACCGTGTCCAACTGCTACGACGACTCGCTGCTCACGGTCTCCTCCGCCGGGGTCGTCGTCACGTTCGTCGGTGCCGCCGACCCGTTCCGCAACGACCGGATCGCCGAGCACGGCAACAACGCCCTCGCGGTCGGCCTGCTCTCGCAGGAGCCCCGGGTGGTCTGGCTGGACATGCACCAGGCCGAGGTGCTGCCGACGTTCAGCCCGCCGCCGACCAGCAAGCAGACCCGCACCCCGCGGTCGCCGAGCACGGCCACCCCCACCGAGTCCGGAAGCCCGTTCCCGACCTACGACGAGCCGGATGCGCCGGACCAGGCCCAGCAGGACGAGCCGAACCCGCTCGCCGAGGCGTTCCCGCCGGCGTTCTGGGCGACCCTCGCGCTGCTCGCGCTGGTGCTGCTGGCGCTGGCGGTGGCCGCGGCGCGCCGGCTGGGTGCCCCGGTGGCCGAGCCGCTGCCGTCCCGGGTCCCGGCCAACGAGACGATGCTCGGACACGCGCGGCTCTACCAGCGGGCCCGCGCCCGGGAGGCGTCGCTGGACGTGCTGCGCGCCGCCGCGCGCCGGCGGATCGCCGAGCACCTCGGCCTGCCGCCGGACGCCACCATCACGGACCTCGCTGAGCACGCCGGGTACGACCCGGACGACGTCCGCGAGATCCTCGCCGGTGTTCATCCGGACGACGATGACGAGCTGATCGCCGCCGCGATCGCCGTGCAGGACCTGGTACGCGAGATCACCGGATTTGAAGGAGACCAGCCGTGA
- a CDS encoding DUF4129 domain-containing protein has product MTRDYDEFLGRVFDRVPAPTVLLILIAVTGLIAALWYFFPRWIPRRMPRLRRFRLPRVRLPKIRFPKWRLPRWRLPKWRRKQKPKVKAKPATAPVEPVEEEVEAPAPALVGGLSLADRLAAEGRYAEAIRERLRETVGDLTRAGVITPQPGTTAAELTAAAATNRPVVGVPLGGATEIFSEIWYGRRDARRDHDDRMRTLTAEVRAALAPPGGPR; this is encoded by the coding sequence ATGACCCGCGACTACGACGAGTTCCTCGGCCGGGTGTTCGACCGGGTGCCCGCCCCGACCGTGCTGTTGATTCTCATCGCGGTCACCGGCCTGATCGCGGCCCTCTGGTATTTCTTTCCCCGATGGATCCCGCGGCGGATGCCGCGCCTGCGGCGGTTCCGCCTCCCGCGCGTGCGGCTGCCGAAAATCCGGTTCCCGAAATGGCGGCTGCCGCGGTGGCGGCTGCCGAAATGGCGCCGCAAACAGAAACCGAAAGTCAAGGCCAAGCCGGCGACCGCGCCCGTCGAGCCGGTCGAGGAGGAGGTCGAGGCTCCCGCGCCGGCGCTGGTCGGCGGCCTGTCGCTGGCCGACCGGCTGGCGGCCGAGGGGCGCTATGCCGAGGCCATCCGGGAACGGCTGCGCGAGACCGTCGGCGACCTCACCCGGGCCGGCGTGATCACGCCGCAGCCCGGCACCACCGCGGCCGAGCTCACCGCGGCCGCCGCCACCAACCGGCCGGTGGTCGGGGTTCCGCTCGGCGGCGCCACCGAGATCTTCTCGGAGATCTGGTACGGCCGCCGCGACGCCCGGCGCGACCACGACGACCGGATGCGTACGCTCACCGCCGAAGTCCGTGCCGCCCTGGCACCGCCGGGAGGGCCACGATGA
- a CDS encoding ADP-ribosylation family protein yields the protein MTDDARRGEALATMLGRFPAVAERVARVYGLRLPRHLAVFAAFWASTRHDPAERAALSGLGLEPWGVTDYFLDGGLDRTGRDGLDERLHGRFRRDPAEFVTVAAGDSDGLHWGLWYDDPAELPTFVVHNYARDSAETWTSGDASMLEMTASVVARAMSDYDGEEAERYRPLIGALDWFAGPDREALAADGPVRWASHPHRWAGSISVFPALPPESGDPRPAEADRRLALFQAGSAEAGAQIADARRELVSGRPALALAVGMELHWVDGDEYRDAGRDLLVDAYRALGRHALADIATIHAANRDLPTAEVLTP from the coding sequence GTGACTGATGACGCTCGCCGCGGCGAAGCCCTCGCCACGATGCTCGGCCGGTTCCCGGCGGTCGCCGAACGGGTCGCGCGGGTCTACGGGCTGCGGCTGCCCCGTCACCTCGCGGTCTTCGCCGCGTTCTGGGCGAGCACGCGGCACGATCCGGCGGAACGGGCGGCGCTGTCCGGCCTCGGGCTGGAGCCGTGGGGCGTGACCGACTACTTCCTCGACGGCGGCCTCGACCGCACCGGCCGCGACGGCCTCGACGAGCGGTTGCACGGCCGGTTCCGGCGCGATCCGGCCGAATTCGTGACCGTCGCGGCGGGCGACTCGGACGGGTTGCACTGGGGGCTGTGGTACGACGATCCCGCCGAACTGCCGACCTTCGTCGTGCACAACTATGCCCGGGACTCGGCCGAGACCTGGACGTCCGGCGATGCCTCGATGCTGGAGATGACCGCGTCGGTGGTGGCGCGGGCGATGTCCGACTACGACGGCGAGGAGGCGGAGCGGTATCGGCCGCTGATCGGTGCGCTGGACTGGTTCGCCGGGCCGGACCGGGAGGCGCTGGCCGCCGACGGACCGGTGCGGTGGGCGTCTCATCCGCATCGCTGGGCCGGGTCCATCTCGGTCTTCCCCGCCCTGCCGCCCGAGTCCGGTGATCCGCGTCCGGCCGAGGCCGACCGGCGACTGGCGCTGTTCCAGGCGGGCTCCGCCGAGGCGGGCGCGCAGATCGCCGACGCCCGCCGGGAGCTGGTGTCCGGCCGGCCCGCGCTGGCCCTGGCCGTCGGGATGGAGTTGCACTGGGTGGACGGCGACGAGTACCGCGACGCCGGGCGGGATCTGCTGGTGGACGCGTATCGGGCGTTGGGCCGCCACGCCCTGGCCGACATCGCCACGATCCACGCCGCCAACCGCGACCTGCCCACCGCCGAGGTCCTCACGCCGTGA
- a CDS encoding response regulator, producing MTISVVIADDQRMLRAGLRMVIETEPDLLVVGEAGDGLEAVSVARRLRPDVVLMDIAMPRQDGLTATRTLLAQPDPPRVIVLTTFDTDENLYRALRAGASGFLLKASSPEHLITAIRVVAGGEALLDPAVTTRVISAFAERPGPTPPPELGELTPREVDVLRLMARGMSNGEIAAMLTVGEATVKTHVARVLMKLSLRDRVQAVVYAYESGLVRAGGS from the coding sequence ATGACGATCAGCGTGGTGATCGCCGACGACCAGCGGATGCTCCGGGCCGGCCTGCGCATGGTGATCGAGACCGAGCCCGACCTCCTGGTGGTCGGTGAGGCCGGCGACGGCCTCGAGGCGGTGTCGGTGGCCCGCCGGCTGCGGCCCGACGTGGTGCTGATGGACATCGCGATGCCACGGCAGGACGGGCTGACGGCTACCCGGACGCTGCTGGCCCAGCCGGATCCGCCGCGGGTCATCGTGTTGACCACGTTCGACACCGACGAGAACCTGTATCGGGCGTTGCGGGCCGGGGCGAGCGGGTTCCTGCTCAAGGCGTCCTCGCCGGAGCATCTGATCACGGCGATCCGGGTGGTGGCGGGTGGCGAGGCGCTGCTCGATCCGGCGGTGACCACTCGGGTGATCTCGGCGTTCGCCGAGCGGCCGGGGCCGACGCCGCCGCCGGAGCTCGGGGAGCTGACGCCTCGGGAGGTGGATGTGCTGCGGTTGATGGCTCGGGGGATGTCGAACGGGGAGATCGCGGCGATGCTGACGGTGGGGGAGGCGACGGTGAAGACGCATGTCGCCCGGGTGCTGATGAAGTTGAGTCTGCGGGATCGGGTGCAGGCGGTCGTCTACGCGTACGAGTCGGGGCTGGTGCGCGCGGGCGGGTCGTGA
- a CDS encoding sensor histidine kinase — translation MTDRRAGIRRSDVALTAGFVVFGLTEELLIRMPGGWWPFALAAAAALILCRRRFPLLVMVPNMLSVLNMFYVPATVGGEQTINFRLWELVSMMIATYTVGRWVPPLGVTRGGVVGLGLVLATVVLYLWNNDEDPMAGLFFPLAPYVLGVVMAVQARRLAETAAARAELRERQAREAVMEERVRIARELHDMVAHSVTVMVVQAGVVRRRLEAELPLDPELLRGVESAGREAVVELHRTLGLLRGEGDPLTPVGLDDLDELIGQFREAGLAVTVRRAGNAVPLLPAVDLSAYRIVQEALTNVLKHAPAATAEVTLDYRADGLCLAVVNDGPAALLEGSGHGLIGMRERAALFGGELSAVPRPEGGFAVRARLPVR, via the coding sequence GTGACTGATCGACGGGCCGGGATCCGCCGGAGTGACGTGGCGCTGACCGCCGGTTTCGTGGTGTTCGGGCTGACCGAGGAGTTGCTGATCCGGATGCCGGGCGGCTGGTGGCCGTTCGCGCTGGCCGCGGCCGCGGCGCTGATCCTGTGCCGGCGGCGGTTCCCGCTGCTGGTGATGGTGCCGAACATGCTCAGCGTGCTGAACATGTTCTATGTCCCGGCGACCGTCGGCGGCGAGCAGACGATCAACTTCCGGCTCTGGGAGCTGGTCTCGATGATGATCGCCACCTACACGGTGGGGCGGTGGGTGCCGCCGCTCGGGGTGACCCGGGGTGGCGTCGTCGGGCTCGGACTCGTTCTCGCCACCGTGGTGCTGTACCTCTGGAACAACGACGAGGATCCGATGGCCGGGCTCTTCTTCCCGCTCGCGCCCTACGTGCTCGGCGTGGTGATGGCGGTGCAGGCGCGGCGGCTGGCGGAGACGGCGGCGGCCCGGGCCGAGCTGCGCGAACGGCAGGCCCGCGAGGCGGTCATGGAGGAGCGGGTCAGGATCGCCCGCGAGCTGCACGACATGGTCGCCCACAGCGTGACCGTGATGGTGGTGCAGGCCGGGGTGGTACGGCGCCGGCTGGAGGCGGAGCTGCCGCTCGATCCGGAGCTGCTGCGCGGCGTCGAGTCGGCCGGGCGGGAGGCGGTGGTCGAGCTGCACCGGACGCTGGGGCTGCTGCGTGGCGAGGGTGACCCGCTCACCCCGGTCGGGCTGGATGACCTGGACGAGCTGATCGGGCAGTTCCGGGAGGCCGGGCTGGCGGTGACGGTCCGGCGGGCCGGAAACGCGGTGCCGCTGCTGCCCGCGGTGGACCTGTCGGCCTATCGGATCGTCCAGGAGGCGTTGACCAACGTGCTCAAGCACGCGCCGGCGGCCACGGCCGAGGTGACCCTGGACTATCGGGCGGACGGCCTGTGTCTTGCCGTCGTCAACGACGGTCCGGCTGCTCTTCTGGAGGGCAGCGGCCATGGGCTGATCGGCATGCGGGAGCGGGCCGCCCTCTTCGGCGGCGAACTGAGCGCTGTGCCTCGTCCGGAGGGCGGCTTCGCGGTGCGAGCCCGGCTGCCGGTCCGATGA